The following DNA comes from Polynucleobacter sp. MG-6-Vaara-E2.
TCACACGATGAGCCCAATATGAGTTAGTCAATTTATTTTTATAAATGAGGCTGACATTGAATTTCAATCACTATAAATTTCATCGCATCAAAAACAGATGAGAGTTATCCCCAATTGTTTTTTATAAAATTTGCAGGAATAATTCGTAATAGAAATTAATTGTTTTTTACCCCTCTGGCAGTTATATTGACAATTCACCCGTCACCTGAAAAGCTGCCTTGCAACTACTCTCCAAAAGCAAAATCATCTCAGGCATCCAGTGTCATAAAAAGCTCTGGCTGGAAACCCATGTCAAGCAAGATATATTGGAGTCTCATCTTTTTGCACTTGGAAATCGCTTCGGAGATTTCGCCAGAACACATTATGGTGACGGCGTTAATTTAGATGGCAAGAGTAACAAAGATGAAATTTTTAATAACACAAATTTCGCTTTATTAGATCCCAAAGTTAATGTTATCTATGAAGCTGCATTTCAATTCGAAAATGTATTAGTAAGGGTAGATGTATTAAAGCGTGACAAAGATGGCTGGGAAATGATTGAAGTCAAATCATCTAAAGAAGCCAAGCAGCATCACCTAAATGACATTGCTTCCCAAGCCTATGTAGCACTGGGATGCGGCCTCAAATTAAATTCAATGAAGATTGCCCATATTAATAAAAATTTTCTTTATAAAGGTGATGGAGACTATTCAGGTCTGCTAGTTGAGGCGGACGTCACAAGTGAGGCAATCGAAAGACTATCGGATGTAAAGACTTGGATCAGTGATTTACTCCCCATAGTTCAACCAGATTCACCTCGGCCTACAGAAGATATGGAGGACTTAAAATGCAAAACCCCGTATCCCTGTCAATTTCTTCCGCAATGCTCTGCAGAGCTGCCTCAACTGGCGGAAGTTCCAATCAGCATTCTCCCCAATACCGGGAAAAAACTGGCTGAAAAATGGGGCAAAGAAAAAATCTATGATTTGAGAAACCTACCGGATGGAGCGCTTACAAATGAACGTCACGAAATCATCAGACAAGCGCATCAATCGAATACTCCTTATATTAGTAAGGAGATGGTTAAAAAAGTGCGCTCACTACCAGGGCCTTACTTTTTCATGGACTTTGAAACGGTAATGCAAGGTGTCCCACTCATTCCCAATACTAAGCCTAATGATGCAGTTCCTTTTCAATGGAGCGTTCATTCTATTAAAGACCTAGCCAATACAACGGGACTTGATGATGGAAAGGCATTCTTAGACTTTTTAAGTCCGACCTTATTTAGGGATTTTCTAATAAGCCTGATTAGTGCCCTAGGTGAGTCAGGCACTATATTTGTACACCACAAATCAACAGAAATTAAAGCTTTACTTTATCTTGCAGCCCAAAAGCAATGTGAAGATCTTAATGAGGCTGTTGAGAAAATTATTCTCAGAATTGAAGATACGCTAGATTTAGTAAGAGATGGAATGTATTTCCCAGAGATGGGACTATCCGAAGGAAGCACTTACTCTATTAAGACTATTACCAAAGTCATTCCAACCTCGGTTGACTACCACGAAGATGGGGAACTGGGATCTGGGAACGATGCTCAACTGATTTGGTTCAAATGCACTGATTTAAAGCATAGGCTATCTGAAAGTGAAATTCAGGCATTGAAAAAAAATCTTCTCAAATATTGTGCAAAAGATACGTTAGCATTAGTTGATTTAGTTCGCTTCATTCATACACAACCAATTCATTAAAAGAGTCAATATGCCCAAGTCAAATGCCGCCCCCGACATATCGAAATATATCTTCTTAGATGATGATGCGATTAGATTCGTCGTTTATAGAATTGATCTTGTGCCAACAAAAGATCTTTATACAAACTTAGAAGCAATGGTCGGCAAAGAAGCAGCTGAAGTTGAATATCAAGCCGTGATTGATGAAGATGCCCCTCCTCCGTCATTTGTAGTTGGAATGGGGTCAACTGGCGGTGGGATTTACGATACAGTTTATGCACTTATGTACGCAGAGCAAACATGCTTCATCGGTAATGATATTTCTCTGGGCGGGGAAAAATCTGTTTTATATAGCGCAGCTGGTTATAGCTACACAAGTAGTAAAGAGCCCGAAATTGAAGATGATGAGATCATTTTGAATATTGATCCACAAAATGAAAAAATTATTCAAGTAATTATTGATTCATTCAATGCAAACTTTGCACTAGACTCTACTGACGATGATGATGAATTTATTCAACCTATTGTTGACCTAGGAAAAGTACTTAAGAAGTTTAAAAAGTTTGATAATGTTTACACATATGACTGGGATGACTTAGATGATTTATTAGGGCTATCTAAAGTATGGCCATTCACGCTAACTTTTGAAGATTAATAACCTGTAGGAATAATCATGGCTAAAGCAAAAATTAACTTGTCAATTGCAAAGAATCCCTCTACCCCAGTTGAAATATTGAAGCTACTCGCTAAAGAAAAAGATGAGGGAGTACGTTCTGATGTAGCAAGCAATCCATCAACGCCCTTGGAAATTCTAAAGAATTTAGCTAAGGATGGGAGTGAAGATGTCATTTATAGCGTGGCTATGAACCCTAATGTAAGCGATGATCTTATAAAGATCTTAATGGGTGAAGAATATGGCAAACGAGGATTAGCTGAAAATCCACGAACTAATACTGCTACTTTAGATAAGCTCGCAAAAGATGAAAGTCACAA
Coding sequences within:
- a CDS encoding DUF2779 domain-containing protein, yielding MQLLSKSKIISGIQCHKKLWLETHVKQDILESHLFALGNRFGDFARTHYGDGVNLDGKSNKDEIFNNTNFALLDPKVNVIYEAAFQFENVLVRVDVLKRDKDGWEMIEVKSSKEAKQHHLNDIASQAYVALGCGLKLNSMKIAHINKNFLYKGDGDYSGLLVEADVTSEAIERLSDVKTWISDLLPIVQPDSPRPTEDMEDLKCKTPYPCQFLPQCSAELPQLAEVPISILPNTGKKLAEKWGKEKIYDLRNLPDGALTNERHEIIRQAHQSNTPYISKEMVKKVRSLPGPYFFMDFETVMQGVPLIPNTKPNDAVPFQWSVHSIKDLANTTGLDDGKAFLDFLSPTLFRDFLISLISALGESGTIFVHHKSTEIKALLYLAAQKQCEDLNEAVEKIILRIEDTLDLVRDGMYFPEMGLSEGSTYSIKTITKVIPTSVDYHEDGELGSGNDAQLIWFKCTDLKHRLSESEIQALKKNLLKYCAKDTLALVDLVRFIHTQPIH